One window of the Deltaproteobacteria bacterium genome contains the following:
- the cysN gene encoding sulfate adenylyltransferase subunit CysN: MFDRSLAPGEVEAYLDRHERKELLRLLTCGSVDDGKSTLIGRLLHDTKLVYEDQLAAVARDSKKEGTTGGELDLALLMDGLKAEREQGITIDVAYRYFSTEKRKFIIADCPGHEQYTRNMATGASNCDLAVILIDARKGVLQQTRRHSFIVALLGLRHVVVAVNKMDLVDFSADVFERIRADYESFAARLDIPDLHFLPISALLGDNVVEASAKMPWWQGGPLLAYLENVRVSADRNLADLRLPVQYVSRPNLDFRGYAGTLASGTLRPGDEVLVVPTGTTSRVKRIVTFDGDLDEAVPPQAINVTLADEIDVSRGDMIVRPGNLPRIERDFEAMLVWMAEEPLAVDRQYFFKHTHSLVGGSVARIHYAVDVNTLEQKPTEGLHLNEVGRCQISLSRAIPFDAYSRNRTTGAFILIDRVTNGTVGAGMILQRQSGPERGRSFWEVEPASDLLRRQTSPVSSEERAERLGQKPTTLLLTGLTGAGKTTLAYALERRLFDAARQVMVLDGENLRLGISRDLGFSSVERSENLRRAAELARVANQSGLICICAFLAPSASVRELVRDTIGAERFLEVHLSAPLGVCRERETGGMYARADSGEIPQFPGVSAPYEAPIAPDLVLPTHELDVDACVDRLVRLLESRGRI, encoded by the coding sequence AAGAAGGAAGGCACCACCGGCGGCGAGCTCGACCTCGCGCTGCTGATGGACGGCCTCAAGGCCGAGCGCGAGCAGGGCATCACGATCGACGTCGCGTACCGCTACTTCTCGACCGAGAAGCGCAAGTTCATCATCGCCGATTGCCCGGGTCACGAGCAGTACACGCGGAACATGGCGACCGGCGCGTCGAACTGCGATCTCGCGGTGATCCTGATCGACGCGCGAAAGGGCGTTCTGCAGCAGACCCGGCGCCACAGCTTCATCGTCGCGCTGCTGGGCCTGCGCCACGTCGTGGTGGCGGTGAACAAGATGGACCTGGTCGATTTCTCGGCCGACGTCTTCGAGCGGATCCGCGCCGACTACGAGAGCTTCGCCGCGCGGCTGGACATCCCCGACCTGCACTTCCTGCCGATCTCGGCGCTGCTCGGCGACAACGTGGTCGAGGCGAGCGCGAAGATGCCGTGGTGGCAGGGCGGACCGCTGCTCGCCTACCTCGAGAACGTGCGCGTGAGCGCCGACCGGAACCTGGCCGACCTGCGCCTCCCGGTGCAGTACGTGAGCCGGCCGAACCTGGACTTCCGCGGCTACGCCGGCACGCTCGCCTCGGGCACGCTTCGCCCCGGCGACGAGGTGCTCGTGGTGCCGACGGGAACCACCAGCCGCGTGAAGCGGATCGTGACCTTCGACGGCGATCTGGACGAGGCCGTGCCGCCGCAGGCGATCAACGTCACGCTCGCCGACGAGATCGACGTCTCGCGCGGCGACATGATCGTGCGCCCGGGCAACCTGCCGCGGATCGAACGCGACTTCGAGGCGATGCTGGTCTGGATGGCGGAGGAGCCGCTGGCCGTCGACCGGCAGTATTTCTTCAAGCACACCCACAGCCTGGTGGGCGGATCGGTCGCGCGCATCCACTACGCCGTCGACGTGAACACGCTCGAGCAGAAGCCGACCGAGGGCTTGCACCTGAACGAGGTCGGGCGCTGCCAGATCTCGCTCTCTCGCGCGATCCCTTTCGACGCGTACTCGCGCAATCGCACCACGGGCGCGTTCATCCTGATCGATCGCGTCACGAACGGCACCGTCGGCGCGGGAATGATCCTGCAGCGGCAGTCCGGCCCGGAGCGCGGTCGCTCTTTCTGGGAGGTCGAGCCCGCGAGCGACCTGCTGCGCAGGCAGACGAGTCCCGTCTCGAGCGAGGAGCGCGCGGAGCGGCTCGGCCAGAAGCCGACCACGCTCCTGCTCACCGGGCTCACCGGCGCGGGCAAGACGACGCTCGCCTACGCGCTCGAGCGACGGCTCTTCGACGCCGCGCGACAGGTGATGGTGCTCGACGGCGAGAACCTGCGGCTCGGCATCAGCCGGGACCTCGGCTTCAGCTCGGTCGAGCGCTCCGAGAATCTGCGCCGCGCAGCCGAGCTCGCGCGCGTGGCGAACCAGTCGGGGCTGATCTGCATCTGCGCGTTCCTGGCGCCGAGCGCGAGCGTGCGCGAGCTGGTTCGCGACACGATCGGCGCGGAGCGCTTTCTCGAGGTCCACCTGTCCGCGCCGCTCGGAGTCTGCCGCGAGCGCGAGACCGGCGGCATGTACGCGCGCGCCGACTCGGGCGAGATCCCGCAGTTTCCGGGCGTGTCCGCGCCCTACGAGGCGCCGATCGCGCCCGATCTGGTCCTGCCGACGCACGAGCTCGACGTCGACGCGTGCGTCGACCGGCTGGTGCGCCTGCTCGAGAGCCGAGGCCGGATCTAG